A window of Nitrososphaerales archaeon contains these coding sequences:
- a CDS encoding archease: MPFRFLPDVALADVAFEVTSTSVSGLFKDAAAALTEVMVDRQTLARRKTSTLRLEAEDLDRLLYDFLTDLIIRKDVDLFLVKDAEVRVERSGRRLEAKLAGEKINRLKHGLRNDVKAVTMHMFGVRREGRGWKATVVLDI, from the coding sequence ATGCCATTCCGGTTCCTGCCAGACGTCGCGCTCGCAGACGTAGCCTTCGAGGTGACCTCCACCTCGGTCTCAGGCCTGTTCAAGGATGCAGCGGCAGCGCTCACGGAGGTGATGGTGGACAGGCAGACTCTGGCCCGGCGCAAGACAAGCACGTTGCGACTCGAGGCCGAGGACCTCGACAGGCTCCTCTACGACTTCCTGACCGACCTGATCATCCGCAAGGACGTTGACCTCTTCTTGGTCAAGGACGCCGAGGTCCGAGTAGAGCGGAGCGGCCGCAGGCTCGAAGCGAAGTTGGCAGGAGAGAAGATCAACCGCCTGAAGCACGGGTTGAGGAACGACGTGAAGGCTGTCACGATGCACATGTTCGGCGTCAGACGAGAGGGCAGGGGCTGGAAGGCAACGGTCGTCCTAGACATCTGA
- a CDS encoding RtcB family protein translates to MAGTFKQVTEVSWEIPTSYKEGMRVPARIYATKQLLDHMDNGVIEQVTNVASLPGIVKYAYAMADAHWGYGFPIGGVAAFDLEKGVISPGGIGFDINCGMRLIRTNLRFEEVKLKVKELVDLMFRLVPAGVGVKGTLRVSESQFDEIMKFGVKWCAENELAWEDDPSHVEEGGFIKGAEPSKVSRQATNRGIDQLGTLGSGNHYLEIQVVDPARFLDPDLAKQFGIVHDDQVVVMVHCGSRGFGHQIGSDYLRVFDTAMRRYGISVRDRELACAPFSSKEGKDYYGAMVCAANMAFTNRQVIVQKVREAFSKVFHRDAEAMDMHLIYDVCHNVAKVERHAIDGSSADVLVHRKGATRSFGPGHPDIPAPYRQVGQPVIIGGSMETGSYLLIGTAKAMEETFGSTAHGSGRTMSRTAAKNMVRGNELQRRMLDRGIYVRATTMDGLAEEAGFAYKDISEVVETMSRAGISKKVVALRPIGNIKG, encoded by the coding sequence GTGGCAGGCACATTCAAGCAGGTAACTGAAGTTTCATGGGAGATTCCGACGAGCTACAAGGAGGGCATGAGGGTCCCGGCGAGAATCTACGCCACAAAGCAGCTGCTCGACCACATGGACAATGGCGTCATCGAGCAGGTGACCAACGTGGCATCCCTGCCGGGCATCGTCAAGTACGCCTACGCGATGGCTGACGCACACTGGGGTTACGGCTTCCCCATCGGAGGGGTTGCGGCCTTCGACCTCGAGAAAGGGGTGATATCTCCTGGCGGAATCGGATTCGACATAAACTGCGGCATGAGGTTGATTCGCACAAACCTGAGGTTTGAGGAGGTGAAGCTGAAGGTCAAGGAGCTGGTGGACCTGATGTTCCGCCTCGTCCCGGCTGGGGTCGGCGTCAAGGGGACCCTCAGGGTGAGTGAATCTCAGTTCGACGAGATAATGAAGTTCGGAGTCAAGTGGTGCGCGGAGAACGAACTCGCCTGGGAGGACGACCCTTCCCACGTCGAGGAGGGCGGCTTCATCAAGGGCGCTGAACCCTCCAAGGTGAGCAGGCAGGCCACGAACAGGGGTATAGACCAGCTAGGGACGCTGGGCTCGGGCAACCACTACCTCGAGATTCAGGTCGTGGATCCTGCGAGATTCTTGGACCCCGACCTCGCGAAGCAGTTCGGAATCGTCCACGACGACCAGGTTGTCGTAATGGTCCATTGCGGGAGCAGGGGCTTCGGCCACCAGATAGGAAGCGACTACCTCAGGGTCTTCGACACCGCGATGAGGAGGTACGGCATCTCGGTGCGGGACAGGGAGCTCGCGTGCGCCCCCTTCTCGTCCAAGGAGGGGAAGGACTACTACGGAGCGATGGTCTGCGCCGCGAACATGGCCTTCACCAATAGGCAGGTGATTGTCCAGAAGGTGAGGGAGGCGTTCAGCAAGGTGTTCCACAGGGACGCTGAGGCGATGGACATGCACCTCATCTACGACGTCTGTCATAACGTGGCGAAGGTCGAGAGGCACGCTATCGACGGGTCGAGCGCAGACGTGCTCGTGCACAGGAAGGGGGCGACGAGAAGCTTCGGGCCCGGCCACCCGGACATCCCTGCGCCCTACAGGCAGGTCGGGCAGCCCGTCATCATTGGCGGTTCAATGGAGACCGGTTCGTACTTGCTCATCGGCACTGCGAAGGCGATGGAGGAGACCTTCGGCTCGACGGCGCACGGCTCGGGGAGGACGATGTCTAGGACCGCGGCAAAGAACATGGTTAGGGGGAACGAACTCCAGAGGAGGATGCTCGACAGGGGTATCTACGTGAGGGCGACGACGATGGACGGCCTTGCCGAGGAGGCGGGCTTTGCTTACAAGGACATATCCGAAGTCGTGGAGACGATGAGTAGGGCGGGGATCTCGAAGAAGGTCGTCGCGCTTAGACCGATTGGCAACATCAAGGGCTAG